One segment of Ficedula albicollis isolate OC2 chromosome 2, FicAlb1.5, whole genome shotgun sequence DNA contains the following:
- the KLHL38 gene encoding kelch-like protein 38 isoform X2 encodes MEEGSTEEFLFKDQDFSSELLKQLNALRQSRLLTDVTLCSGGCEIPCHRNVLASSSPYFKAMFCNNFRESHQPKVILKGIDADILDQIILYVYTGEILISTENVLCLLETASMLQYTKLFEACSTYLQDKLTPDNCLSMIRLAKVLNCQSLNKKARAMALKCFPVVASSEDLKDLCPMELIDYLGDDELCGEEEQVFEALMVWIRHDLQARQGYIQELFKKVRLQYVHPTFLFHFIANDSLVQSSPTCRSILESARRHMFSLYSNNTPDIKPMMHVPRRYSNQEFLVIIGGRKDSQQTRDVLLYDDKTNQWLSLAKLPMRLYKASAVSLHSNIFVLGGMPVSNKKSLVSGNIYIYSLKLNQWRLIEHMLVPRYSHRSLAYKNYILSFGGIGENQEILNSVERYDSVYNTCESMANMPVAVLHPAVAAKDQRVYLFGGEDIMQNPVRLIQVYHVSRNMWFRMETRVVKNVCAPAVVIGDQIIIVGGIRNTAGRQETSTDQGAKEALLQRAELP; translated from the exons ATGGAAGAGGGATCCACTGAAGAGTTTCTCTTCAAAGACCAGGACttctcctctgagctgctgaagCAGTTGAATGCTCTGcggcagagcaggctgctgaCCGATGTTACCCTCTGCTCCGGGGGCTGTGAAATCCCCTGCCACCGAAATGTGCTGGCTTCCAGCAGTCCATACTTCAAGGCAATGTTCTGTAACAACTTCAGGGAGAGTCACCAGCCTAAAGTCATTCTGAAGGGCATCGATGCTGATATTTTGGATCAGATTATCCTTTATGTTTACACTGGGGAGATTCTAATATCCACTGAGAATGTCTTGTGCCTCTTGGAGACTGCATCCATGCTGCAGTACACTAAGCTGTTTGAGGCCTGCTCTACCTACCTCCAAGACAAGCTGACTCCTGACAACTGCCTGAGCATGATCAGACTGGCAAAAGTCTTGAACTGCCAAAGCCTGAATAAGAAAGCCAGGGCCAtggctttgaaatgttttcctgtggTGGCCTCTTCTGAGGACCTGAAGGACCTCTGTCCCATGGAGCTCATCGATTACCTTGGGGATGATGAACtctgtggggaggaggagcaggtcTTTGAGGCACTGATGGTCTGGATCCGGCATGACCTCCAGGCACGACAAGGCTACATCCAAGAGTTGTTCAAGAAGGTCCGACTCCAGTACGTCCATCCAACTTTCCTCTTCCATTTCATTGCTAATGACTCGCTCGTTCAGTCCTCACCCACTTGCAGGAGCATCCTGGAGTCAGCCCGGAGACACATGTTTTCCTTGTACAGCAACAACACGCCTGACATCAAACCCATGATGCACGTTCCTCGCCGCTACTCCAACCAAGAGTTCCTCGTCATCATTGGTGGCAGGAAGGACAGCCAGCAGACAAGGGATGTCCTGCTGTATGATGACAAGACGAACCAGTGGCTGAGCCTGGCCAAACTACCCATGCGCCTCTACAAAGCCTCTGCAGTGAGTTTacacagcaatatttttgtGCTCGGAGGGATGCCTGTTAGCAATAAGAAAAGTCTGGTCAGTGGTAATATTTACATTTACTCCCTCAAACTCAATCAGTGGAGGTTGATTGAGCACATGCTAGTTCCACGTTACTCCCACAGAAGCCTGgcatataaaaattatattttatcatTCGGTGGAATTGGTGAAAACCAGGAAATCCTGAATTCTGTGGAAAGATACGATAGTGTCTACAACACCTGTGAGAGCATGGCAAACATGCCTGTTGCCGTCCTTCACCCTGCTGTTGCTGCCAAAGATCAGAGGGTTTACCTCTTTGGGGGAGAAGATATAATGCAAAACCCTGTTCGGCTTATCCAG GTTTACCATGTGTCCAGGAATATGTGGTTTCGTATGGAGACCAGAGTAGTGAAGAATGTCTGTGCACCAGCTGTTGTGATTGGAGACCAGATTATCATCGTAGGTG GAATAAGGAACACTGCTGGAAGACAAGAGACAAGTACAGACCAAGGGGCAAAAGAGGCACTTCTTCAGAGAGCAGAGTTACCATGA
- the KLHL38 gene encoding kelch-like protein 38 isoform X1, whose protein sequence is MEEGSTEEFLFKDQDFSSELLKQLNALRQSRLLTDVTLCSGGCEIPCHRNVLASSSPYFKAMFCNNFRESHQPKVILKGIDADILDQIILYVYTGEILISTENVLCLLETASMLQYTKLFEACSTYLQDKLTPDNCLSMIRLAKVLNCQSLNKKARAMALKCFPVVASSEDLKDLCPMELIDYLGDDELCGEEEQVFEALMVWIRHDLQARQGYIQELFKKVRLQYVHPTFLFHFIANDSLVQSSPTCRSILESARRHMFSLYSNNTPDIKPMMHVPRRYSNQEFLVIIGGRKDSQQTRDVLLYDDKTNQWLSLAKLPMRLYKASAVSLHSNIFVLGGMPVSNKKSLVSGNIYIYSLKLNQWRLIEHMLVPRYSHRSLAYKNYILSFGGIGENQEILNSVERYDSVYNTCESMANMPVAVLHPAVAAKDQRVYLFGGEDIMQNPVRLIQVYHVSRNMWFRMETRVVKNVCAPAVVIGDQIIIVGGYTRRIIAYDTKGNRFVKCADMKDRRMHHGATVIKNKLYVTGGRCLTSDNVIKDLDSLDCYDPETDTWTPKGKLPHKLFDHGCLTLQCVPCSNLL, encoded by the exons ATGGAAGAGGGATCCACTGAAGAGTTTCTCTTCAAAGACCAGGACttctcctctgagctgctgaagCAGTTGAATGCTCTGcggcagagcaggctgctgaCCGATGTTACCCTCTGCTCCGGGGGCTGTGAAATCCCCTGCCACCGAAATGTGCTGGCTTCCAGCAGTCCATACTTCAAGGCAATGTTCTGTAACAACTTCAGGGAGAGTCACCAGCCTAAAGTCATTCTGAAGGGCATCGATGCTGATATTTTGGATCAGATTATCCTTTATGTTTACACTGGGGAGATTCTAATATCCACTGAGAATGTCTTGTGCCTCTTGGAGACTGCATCCATGCTGCAGTACACTAAGCTGTTTGAGGCCTGCTCTACCTACCTCCAAGACAAGCTGACTCCTGACAACTGCCTGAGCATGATCAGACTGGCAAAAGTCTTGAACTGCCAAAGCCTGAATAAGAAAGCCAGGGCCAtggctttgaaatgttttcctgtggTGGCCTCTTCTGAGGACCTGAAGGACCTCTGTCCCATGGAGCTCATCGATTACCTTGGGGATGATGAACtctgtggggaggaggagcaggtcTTTGAGGCACTGATGGTCTGGATCCGGCATGACCTCCAGGCACGACAAGGCTACATCCAAGAGTTGTTCAAGAAGGTCCGACTCCAGTACGTCCATCCAACTTTCCTCTTCCATTTCATTGCTAATGACTCGCTCGTTCAGTCCTCACCCACTTGCAGGAGCATCCTGGAGTCAGCCCGGAGACACATGTTTTCCTTGTACAGCAACAACACGCCTGACATCAAACCCATGATGCACGTTCCTCGCCGCTACTCCAACCAAGAGTTCCTCGTCATCATTGGTGGCAGGAAGGACAGCCAGCAGACAAGGGATGTCCTGCTGTATGATGACAAGACGAACCAGTGGCTGAGCCTGGCCAAACTACCCATGCGCCTCTACAAAGCCTCTGCAGTGAGTTTacacagcaatatttttgtGCTCGGAGGGATGCCTGTTAGCAATAAGAAAAGTCTGGTCAGTGGTAATATTTACATTTACTCCCTCAAACTCAATCAGTGGAGGTTGATTGAGCACATGCTAGTTCCACGTTACTCCCACAGAAGCCTGgcatataaaaattatattttatcatTCGGTGGAATTGGTGAAAACCAGGAAATCCTGAATTCTGTGGAAAGATACGATAGTGTCTACAACACCTGTGAGAGCATGGCAAACATGCCTGTTGCCGTCCTTCACCCTGCTGTTGCTGCCAAAGATCAGAGGGTTTACCTCTTTGGGGGAGAAGATATAATGCAAAACCCTGTTCGGCTTATCCAG GTTTACCATGTGTCCAGGAATATGTGGTTTCGTATGGAGACCAGAGTAGTGAAGAATGTCTGTGCACCAGCTGTTGTGATTGGAGACCAGATTATCATCGTAGGTG GGTACACCCGGAGAATAATTGCTTATGATACAAAAGGCAACAGGTTTGTTAAATGTGCAGACATGAAGGACAGACGAATGCATCATGGGGCTACTGTCATCAAGAACAAGCTGTATGTCACAGGAGGACGATGTCTCACCTCAGACAATGTCATCAAGGACCTGGATTCCTTGGACTGCTATGATCCAGAGACTGACACATGGACACCAAAGGGAAAACTGCCTCACAAACTCTTTGACCATGGGTGCCTTACACTCCAGTGTGTCCCCTGTTCTAACCTCCTCTAA